A window from Pseudomonas moraviensis encodes these proteins:
- a CDS encoding glycine betaine ABC transporter substrate-binding protein — MKMRRLLGAGAALVLAMSSTFANAEKQTLNIGYVDGWSDSVATTHVAAEVIKQKLGYDVKLQAVATGIMWQGVATGKLDAMLSAWLPVTHGDYWTKNKDQVVDYGPNFKDAKIGLIVPEYVKAKSIEDLKTDDTFKNRIVGIDAGSGVMLKTDQAIKDYGLDKYSLKASSGAGMIAELTRAEKKNESIAVTGWVPHWMFAKWKLRFLDDPKGVYGQAETVNSIGSKGLDAKAPEVAKFLKNFQWASKDEIGEVMLAIQDGAKPDAAAKDWVAKHPDRVADWTK, encoded by the coding sequence ATGAAGATGCGACGACTTTTAGGCGCAGGTGCCGCTCTGGTGCTTGCGATGAGTTCCACTTTCGCCAACGCTGAAAAACAGACCCTGAACATCGGTTACGTTGACGGCTGGTCCGACAGCGTCGCGACCACCCACGTGGCGGCCGAAGTGATCAAACAGAAACTCGGTTATGACGTGAAGCTCCAAGCCGTCGCCACCGGGATCATGTGGCAGGGCGTAGCCACCGGCAAACTCGACGCCATGCTCTCGGCCTGGCTGCCCGTGACCCACGGTGACTACTGGACGAAAAACAAGGATCAGGTCGTCGATTACGGCCCGAACTTCAAGGACGCAAAAATCGGCCTGATCGTGCCTGAGTACGTCAAAGCCAAATCGATCGAAGACCTGAAAACCGACGACACCTTCAAAAACCGCATTGTCGGCATCGACGCCGGTTCAGGCGTGATGCTCAAGACCGATCAGGCGATCAAGGATTATGGTCTGGACAAGTACAGCCTCAAGGCCAGTTCCGGCGCCGGCATGATTGCCGAGCTGACCCGTGCCGAGAAGAAAAACGAATCCATCGCCGTCACCGGTTGGGTGCCGCACTGGATGTTCGCCAAGTGGAAACTGCGCTTCCTCGACGACCCGAAAGGCGTGTATGGCCAGGCTGAAACCGTCAACAGTATCGGCAGCAAAGGACTGGACGCCAAGGCACCGGAAGTGGCGAAGTTCCTGAAGAATTTCCAGTGGGCCTCGAAAGACGAAATCGGTGAAGTGATGCTGGCGATTCAGGACGGCGCTAAGCCTGATGCAGCGGCCAAGGACTGGGTGGCCAAACACCCGGATCGCGTGGCTGACTGGACCAAATAA
- a CDS encoding beta (1-6) glucans synthase gives MQVTCVALQPLGPTMSATFRFPFLPYLFACLLGLLALGGFWYGLGQPVILPDAATPTHKLQCASYTPFDKDQSPFDVPFKLRPERMDADLALLATRFECIRTYSMTGLDALPDLARKHGLKLMIGAWVNSNPVDTEQEVELLIKSANANPDVVTAVIVGNEALLRKEVTGAQLARLINKVKSQVKQPVTYADVWEFWLKHPEVAPAVDFLTIHLLPYWEDDPSNIDVALRHVANVRQVFGNKFAPKDVMIGETGWPSEGRQRETAVPSRVNEAKFIRGFVAMAEQEGWRYNLIEAFDQPWKRGSEGAVGGYWGLFDADRQDKGVLAGPVSNVPYWKDWLAVGAVIFLGTLILGGRVRSTRSALLLPLLGAVAACSIGAWGDLARLTTRFAGEWLWVGLLTGLNLLVLAHAALTLSARSGWRARAFDFLEHRAGWLVAAAGFAAAVMMLEMVFDPRYRSFASMAFVLPALVYLCRPVSVPRREIALLTFMVGAGIVPQLYQEGLQNQQAWGWALVSGLMVVALWRCLRVRNG, from the coding sequence ATGCAGGTAACATGCGTCGCTTTGCAGCCACTCGGCCCGACCATGTCCGCTACGTTCCGATTTCCTTTTCTGCCTTATCTGTTCGCCTGCCTGCTCGGGCTGCTGGCCCTTGGCGGTTTCTGGTACGGCCTCGGCCAACCGGTGATCCTGCCGGACGCTGCAACGCCGACGCACAAGCTGCAATGCGCCTCGTACACGCCGTTCGACAAGGACCAGTCGCCGTTCGACGTGCCGTTCAAATTGCGCCCGGAGCGCATGGACGCCGACCTCGCGCTCCTGGCGACGCGCTTCGAATGTATCCGCACCTATTCGATGACCGGCCTCGACGCTCTGCCCGATCTGGCGCGCAAGCACGGTCTGAAGTTGATGATCGGCGCCTGGGTCAACAGCAACCCCGTCGATACCGAGCAGGAAGTCGAGCTGCTGATCAAATCCGCCAACGCCAACCCCGACGTGGTGACGGCGGTGATCGTCGGTAACGAGGCGCTGCTGCGCAAAGAGGTCACCGGAGCGCAACTGGCGCGGCTGATCAACAAGGTCAAAAGCCAGGTCAAGCAACCGGTGACCTACGCCGACGTCTGGGAATTCTGGCTCAAGCACCCGGAAGTGGCCCCGGCCGTGGATTTCCTGACCATTCACCTGCTGCCGTACTGGGAAGACGATCCGTCGAACATCGACGTGGCGCTACGGCATGTGGCGAATGTGCGTCAGGTGTTCGGCAACAAGTTCGCGCCCAAAGACGTGATGATCGGTGAAACCGGTTGGCCAAGCGAAGGCCGTCAACGCGAAACCGCCGTACCGAGCCGGGTCAACGAGGCAAAATTCATTCGTGGATTCGTGGCGATGGCCGAGCAGGAAGGCTGGCGCTACAACCTGATCGAAGCCTTCGATCAACCGTGGAAGCGCGGCAGTGAAGGCGCGGTTGGCGGCTATTGGGGGCTGTTCGATGCCGATCGCCAGGACAAGGGTGTACTCGCCGGGCCGGTGAGCAATGTGCCGTACTGGAAAGACTGGCTGGCGGTCGGTGCTGTGATTTTCCTCGGCACACTGATTCTCGGCGGTCGCGTTCGCAGCACACGTTCGGCGCTGCTGCTGCCGCTGCTGGGCGCCGTCGCTGCTTGCTCGATCGGAGCCTGGGGCGATCTGGCGCGGTTGACCACGAGGTTTGCCGGCGAATGGCTGTGGGTCGGTTTGCTGACCGGGTTGAATCTGTTGGTGCTTGCCCACGCCGCGCTGACGTTGAGTGCCCGTAGCGGATGGCGCGCGCGAGCCTTCGATTTCCTCGAGCATCGCGCCGGCTGGCTGGTCGCAGCGGCCGGTTTTGCGGCGGCGGTGATGATGCTCGAAATGGTCTTCGACCCGCGTTATCGCAGTTTTGCCAGCATGGCGTTTGTGCTGCCAGCGCTGGTTTACCTGTGCCGCCCGGTGAGTGTGCCGCGCCGGGAGATTGCGTTGCTGACTTTCATGGTCGGTGCGGGGATCGTGCCGCAGTTGTATCAGGAAGGATTGCAGAATCAGCAGGCGTGGGGATGGGCGCTGGTCAGTGGGTTGATGGTGGTGGCGTTGTGGCGCTGTCTGCGGGTTCGCAACGGCTGA
- a CDS encoding IS110 family transposase, producing the protein MSGFVGVDIAKNTFDIATHLPNGKHKTKAKLANDPKGFKEFEAWLEKNAERSALIVMEATSVYHLELAEFVYNKGFRVCVVNPATTKAYADSELRRIKTDKSDAKLIADFAREKDQKLHPWAPEPLKYRQLKAMVRRLDDLQEMEQMELNRLDVSDEKVKDSINSVLRHIEKEIVETHKAIKKHIDDDPDMRQMRNLIVTIDGIGQKTLERLLAELGDLRKYSDPRQLVAAAGLNPKLQESGKLKGHTLISRVGSARLRAGLYMPGMVALKHNKAIKAMKERLEANGKAPKQIICAAMRKLLHFVYGVLKSGLPYDPKLALAR; encoded by the coding sequence ATGTCTGGTTTCGTTGGCGTCGACATCGCAAAGAACACCTTTGATATCGCTACACACCTGCCCAATGGCAAGCACAAAACCAAGGCCAAGCTGGCCAACGACCCAAAGGGCTTTAAAGAGTTTGAGGCGTGGCTAGAAAAAAACGCCGAGCGTTCGGCCCTGATCGTGATGGAAGCCACGAGCGTCTACCACTTGGAGCTCGCGGAGTTCGTTTACAACAAAGGCTTCCGGGTCTGCGTCGTGAACCCGGCTACGACCAAAGCGTACGCTGACAGCGAACTGCGCCGCATCAAGACTGATAAAAGTGATGCCAAACTGATCGCTGACTTTGCCCGGGAAAAGGATCAAAAACTTCACCCATGGGCGCCTGAGCCGCTGAAATACCGCCAGTTGAAAGCAATGGTGCGCCGCCTGGATGACCTTCAGGAAATGGAACAAATGGAGCTTAATCGTCTGGACGTTTCCGACGAAAAGGTCAAAGACTCGATCAACTCTGTTCTGCGCCATATCGAAAAAGAGATCGTGGAAACGCATAAGGCGATCAAAAAACACATCGATGACGACCCGGATATGCGTCAGATGCGGAATCTGATCGTAACCATCGACGGCATCGGACAAAAAACGCTTGAACGATTGCTGGCCGAACTGGGTGACTTGCGCAAATACAGTGACCCTCGCCAACTGGTCGCTGCTGCGGGGCTCAATCCAAAGCTGCAGGAATCAGGAAAGCTCAAAGGTCATACCCTGATCTCAAGAGTAGGGTCAGCACGGCTGCGTGCAGGCCTCTACATGCCTGGCATGGTGGCGCTGAAACACAATAAGGCGATCAAGGCGATGAAAGAACGCCTGGAAGCCAACGGCAAGGCTCCCAAGCAGATCATCTGCGCAGCAATGCGCAAGCTGCTGCACTTCGTTTACGGAGTGCTCAAGTCAGGACTGCCATATGACCCGAAACTTGCGCTTGCCCGGTAA
- a CDS encoding VacJ family lipoprotein — protein sequence MAKYLLLIAAFLCAGVAQADNSKADAPVVVDSDGFKEPLTKLKFNPGLDQREFERSTLNALNVYDPLESWNRRVYHFNYRFDQWVFLPVVDGYRYITPSFVRTGVSNFFNNIGDVPNLVNSLLQFKGQRSMETTARLLLNTTIGIAGLWDPATAMGLPRQNEDFGQTLGFYGVPGGAYFVLPIFGPSNIRDTAGLAVDYTADTAINFLNVAEVSSNHPEVWALRAIDKRYQTSFRYGQMNSPFEYEKVRYVYTEARKLQIAE from the coding sequence GTGGCTAAATATCTCCTGCTGATTGCAGCGTTCCTCTGTGCAGGCGTGGCCCAGGCCGACAACAGTAAAGCCGACGCACCGGTGGTGGTCGACAGCGACGGTTTCAAGGAACCGCTGACCAAACTCAAATTCAACCCGGGCCTGGACCAGCGCGAGTTCGAGCGCTCGACGCTCAACGCGCTGAACGTCTATGACCCGCTGGAATCGTGGAACCGTCGGGTCTACCACTTCAACTACCGTTTCGACCAGTGGGTGTTCCTGCCGGTGGTCGATGGCTATCGCTACATCACGCCAAGCTTTGTGCGTACCGGGGTGAGCAACTTCTTCAACAACATTGGTGACGTGCCGAACCTGGTCAACAGCCTGCTGCAGTTCAAGGGCCAGCGCTCGATGGAAACCACCGCGCGCCTGCTGCTCAACACCACGATCGGCATCGCCGGCCTGTGGGACCCGGCGACCGCCATGGGCCTGCCGCGCCAGAACGAAGACTTCGGGCAGACCCTGGGCTTCTATGGCGTGCCGGGCGGTGCGTACTTCGTACTGCCGATCTTCGGCCCGTCGAACATTCGCGACACTGCAGGTCTTGCCGTGGATTACACCGCCGACACTGCGATCAACTTCCTCAATGTCGCGGAAGTCAGCTCCAACCATCCGGAAGTCTGGGCACTGCGTGCGATCGACAAGCGCTACCAGACCAGCTTCCGCTACGGTCAGATGAACTCGCCGTTCGAGTACGAGAAAGTGCGCTACGTCTACACCGAAGCGCGCAAGTTGCAGATCGCCGAGTAA
- a CDS encoding DUF808 domain-containing protein has protein sequence MAGSSLLVLIDDIATVLDDVALMTKMAAKKTAGVLGDDLALNAQQVSGVRAEREIPVVWAVAKGSFVNKLILVPSALAISAFVPWLVTPLLMVGGAYLCFEGFEKLAHKFLHSKEEDEAGHAQLTEAVADPTTDLVAYEKDKIKGAIRTDFILSAEIIAITLGTVADASLTQQVVVMSGIAIVMTVGVYGLVAGIVKLDDLGLWLTQKPGQMAKKIGGGILSAAPYMMKTLSVVGTAAMFLVGGGILTHGVPVLHHWIEGVGAAAGSAGFAVPMLLNGVAGIIAGAVVLAVVTVLGKLWRAIKG, from the coding sequence ATGGCAGGAAGCAGTTTGCTGGTGCTGATCGATGACATCGCCACCGTTCTGGATGACGTTGCATTGATGACGAAAATGGCCGCCAAGAAGACTGCCGGCGTGCTCGGTGACGACCTGGCGCTCAACGCCCAGCAGGTCTCGGGCGTGCGCGCCGAGCGGGAAATTCCCGTGGTCTGGGCGGTGGCCAAGGGCTCGTTCGTCAACAAACTGATCCTCGTGCCGTCGGCGCTGGCAATCAGCGCCTTCGTGCCATGGCTGGTGACGCCGCTGTTGATGGTCGGCGGTGCATACCTGTGCTTCGAGGGTTTCGAGAAACTCGCACACAAGTTCCTGCACAGCAAAGAGGAAGACGAAGCTGGGCACGCGCAGTTGACCGAGGCCGTCGCCGACCCGACCACCGATCTGGTGGCGTACGAAAAGGACAAGATCAAAGGCGCGATCCGCACCGACTTCATTCTTTCGGCAGAAATCATCGCCATCACCCTCGGCACCGTGGCAGATGCCTCGCTGACCCAGCAAGTGGTTGTCATGTCCGGCATCGCCATCGTCATGACCGTCGGCGTTTACGGTTTGGTGGCGGGCATCGTCAAACTTGACGATCTGGGCCTGTGGCTGACGCAGAAACCCGGGCAGATGGCGAAAAAAATCGGCGGCGGCATTCTCAGCGCCGCGCCGTACATGATGAAAACCCTGTCGGTGGTCGGCACGGCGGCGATGTTCCTGGTCGGCGGCGGCATCCTGACTCATGGCGTGCCGGTGCTGCATCACTGGATCGAAGGTGTCGGCGCAGCGGCGGGCAGCGCCGGGTTCGCCGTGCCAATGCTGCTCAATGGTGTTGCGGGGATTATTGCCGGCGCCGTGGTGCTGGCGGTAGTGACTGTCCTGGGCAAGCTCTGGCGCGCAATCAAAGGCTGA
- a CDS encoding TetR/AcrR family transcriptional regulator — protein sequence MSTIRERNKELILRAASEEFADKGFAATKTSDIAAKAGLPKPNVYYYFKSKENLYREVLESIIEPILQASTPFNPDGVPSEVLSGYIRSKIRISRDLPYASKVFASEIMHGAPHLSADLVEQLNAQAKHNIACIQSWIDRGQIAPIDPNHLMFSIWAATQTYADFDWQISAVTGKDKLDEADYEAAAQTIIRLVLKGCEPD from the coding sequence ATGAGCACAATCCGCGAGCGTAACAAAGAACTGATCCTGCGCGCCGCCAGCGAAGAGTTTGCCGACAAGGGCTTTGCGGCGACCAAAACCAGCGACATCGCCGCCAAGGCGGGATTGCCCAAGCCCAACGTCTACTACTACTTCAAATCCAAGGAAAACCTCTACCGCGAGGTGCTGGAAAGCATCATCGAGCCGATTCTGCAGGCCTCGACCCCGTTCAACCCGGATGGCGTGCCGAGCGAAGTGCTGAGCGGCTACATCCGCTCGAAGATCCGCATCTCCCGCGACCTGCCCTACGCCTCCAAGGTATTCGCAAGCGAAATCATGCACGGCGCGCCGCACCTGAGCGCCGACCTGGTCGAGCAGCTCAACGCCCAGGCCAAGCACAACATCGCCTGCATCCAGAGCTGGATCGACCGCGGCCAGATCGCCCCGATCGACCCCAACCACCTGATGTTCAGCATCTGGGCCGCCACCCAGACCTACGCCGACTTCGACTGGCAGATTTCTGCGGTGACCGGGAAAGACAAACTCGACGAAGCCGATTATGAAGCGGCCGCGCAGACGATTATCCGGTTGGTTTTAAAAGGGTGTGAGCCGGACTGA
- a CDS encoding REP-associated tyrosine transposase, which produces MPDLPAAHKLRVGRYAEVSRIYLLTSNTHERRPVFKDFALGKLVADQFQNAQDSGLVHSLAWVVMPDHFHWLIELRRGSLSELMQKTKSMSTRSVRQATGDNSVLWQRGFHDRALRREENLVKVARYVVANPLRAGLVEKLGDYPLWGAIWV; this is translated from the coding sequence ATGCCAGATCTACCTGCTGCACATAAATTGCGAGTCGGGCGCTATGCCGAAGTCAGCCGAATCTATCTGTTAACCAGCAACACCCATGAACGAAGGCCGGTTTTCAAGGATTTTGCCTTGGGCAAGCTGGTCGCTGATCAATTCCAAAATGCCCAGGATTCCGGGCTGGTGCATTCACTGGCCTGGGTCGTCATGCCTGATCATTTTCACTGGCTGATTGAATTACGGCGGGGCTCATTGAGTGAGCTGATGCAGAAAACCAAGTCGATGAGTACCAGATCCGTAAGACAGGCTACCGGAGATAACAGTGTTCTCTGGCAGAGAGGTTTTCATGATCGGGCGTTGCGGCGGGAGGAGAACCTGGTGAAAGTGGCGCGGTATGTAGTAGCCAACCCATTGCGGGCCGGGCTGGTGGAGAAGCTTGGCGACTATCCGCTATGGGGTGCGATTTGGGTTTGA
- a CDS encoding GlcG/HbpS family heme-binding protein, whose amino-acid sequence MSALTLKVAVNLVSEAISAGRGINAAPLTIAVLDTGGHLIALQREDGASLLRPDIAIGKAWGAIALGKGSRLLAQDAQQRPAFFSSLNSMGQGSVVPAPGGVLIRNQAGEVLGAIGISGDLSDVDEQVAIKAVEALDLRADGGVVA is encoded by the coding sequence ATGAGCGCTTTAACCTTGAAAGTCGCAGTCAACCTGGTCAGCGAAGCCATCAGTGCGGGGCGCGGCATCAACGCCGCGCCACTGACCATCGCGGTACTCGACACCGGCGGCCACCTGATCGCCCTGCAACGCGAAGACGGTGCCAGCCTGTTGCGCCCCGACATCGCCATCGGCAAAGCCTGGGGCGCCATCGCCCTGGGCAAAGGCTCACGCCTGCTCGCCCAGGACGCCCAACAACGCCCGGCCTTTTTTTCTTCGTTGAACAGCATGGGGCAGGGCAGCGTTGTGCCGGCACCGGGTGGTGTGTTGATTCGCAATCAGGCGGGTGAAGTGCTGGGCGCGATCGGGATCAGCGGAGATTTGTCGGATGTGGATGAGCAGGTGGCGATCAAAGCGGTAGAGGCGCTGGATCTGAGGGCGGATGGGGGGGTGGTTGCTTGA
- the gcl gene encoding glyoxylate carboligase has protein sequence MSKMRAIEAAVLVMRREGVDTAFGIPGAAINPLYSALQKVGGIDHVLARHVEGASHMAEGYTRTKAGNIGVCIGTSGPAGTDMVTGLYSASADSIPILCITGQAPRARMHKEDFQAVDITSIVKPVTKWATTVLEPGQVPYAFQKAFYEMRSGRPGPVLIDLPFDVQMAEIEFDIDAYQPLPLAKPTATRVQVEKALALLDQAERPLLVAGGGIINADASDLLVEFAELTGIPVIPTLMGWGTIPDDHPLMVGMVGLQTSHRYGNATMLKSDVVLGIGNRWANRHTGSVDVYTEGRKFIHVDIEGTQIGRVFTPDLGIVSDAAAALTVFIEVAREWQAAGKLKNRSAWLQDCQQRKASLHRKTHFDNVPVKPQRVYEEMNQVFGKDTCYVSTIGLSQIAGAQFLHVYKPRHWINCGQAGPLGWTIPAALGVVKADPNRKVVALSGDYDFQFMIEELAVGAQFKLPYIHVVVNNSYLGLIRQAQRGFEMDYCVQLSFDNLNAPELNGYGVDHIAVAEGLGCKALRVFEPSEIAPALRKAEQMIEEFKVPVIVEIILERVTNISMGTEINAVNEFEDLALVGNDAPTAISLLD, from the coding sequence ATGAGCAAAATGAGAGCAATCGAAGCCGCCGTTCTGGTGATGCGCCGCGAAGGGGTTGATACCGCTTTTGGCATCCCGGGCGCAGCGATCAACCCGCTGTACTCCGCCTTGCAAAAGGTCGGTGGCATCGATCACGTCCTTGCTCGCCACGTTGAAGGCGCCTCGCACATGGCCGAGGGCTACACCCGCACCAAGGCCGGCAACATCGGCGTGTGCATCGGCACGTCCGGCCCGGCCGGTACCGACATGGTCACCGGGCTCTACAGCGCCTCGGCCGACTCGATTCCAATTCTCTGCATCACAGGGCAAGCACCCCGCGCCCGGATGCACAAGGAAGACTTCCAGGCTGTCGACATCACCAGCATCGTCAAGCCAGTCACCAAGTGGGCGACCACGGTGCTCGAACCGGGCCAGGTGCCTTACGCCTTCCAGAAAGCTTTTTATGAAATGCGCTCCGGCCGTCCGGGCCCAGTGCTGATCGACCTGCCATTCGACGTGCAGATGGCCGAGATCGAATTCGACATTGACGCTTACCAACCGCTACCACTGGCCAAACCGACCGCGACCCGCGTGCAGGTCGAGAAGGCTCTGGCGCTGCTGGATCAAGCCGAGCGTCCGTTGCTGGTCGCCGGTGGCGGCATCATCAATGCCGATGCCAGCGATCTGTTGGTCGAGTTCGCCGAACTGACCGGCATCCCGGTCATCCCGACCCTGATGGGCTGGGGCACCATTCCTGACGATCACCCGCTGATGGTCGGCATGGTCGGTCTGCAGACTTCGCACCGTTACGGCAACGCGACGATGCTGAAATCCGACGTGGTATTGGGTATCGGCAACCGCTGGGCCAACCGTCACACCGGTTCGGTGGACGTGTACACCGAAGGTCGCAAGTTCATTCACGTCGACATCGAAGGCACGCAGATCGGCCGTGTGTTCACCCCGGATCTGGGCATCGTCTCCGACGCCGCCGCCGCGCTGACCGTGTTCATCGAAGTGGCGCGGGAATGGCAAGCCGCCGGCAAGCTGAAAAACCGCAGTGCCTGGCTGCAGGATTGCCAGCAGCGCAAAGCCAGCCTGCACCGCAAGACTCACTTCGACAACGTGCCGGTCAAACCGCAGCGCGTTTACGAGGAAATGAATCAGGTGTTCGGCAAGGACACCTGCTACGTCAGCACCATTGGTCTGTCGCAGATTGCCGGCGCGCAGTTCCTGCACGTCTACAAGCCGCGTCACTGGATCAACTGTGGCCAGGCCGGCCCGTTGGGCTGGACCATTCCGGCGGCGCTGGGCGTGGTCAAGGCCGATCCGAACCGCAAAGTCGTGGCCCTGTCGGGGGACTATGATTTCCAGTTCATGATCGAAGAACTGGCGGTCGGCGCTCAGTTCAAACTGCCGTACATCCACGTCGTGGTGAACAACTCGTACCTGGGCCTGATCCGTCAGGCGCAGCGCGGGTTCGAAATGGACTACTGCGTACAGCTGTCCTTCGATAACCTGAATGCGCCGGAACTCAACGGTTACGGGGTTGACCACATCGCAGTCGCTGAAGGCCTCGGTTGCAAGGCGCTGCGCGTGTTCGAACCATCGGAAATCGCCCCTGCCCTGCGCAAGGCCGAACAGATGATCGAAGAGTTCAAGGTGCCGGTGATCGTCGAGATCATCCTGGAGCGTGTGACCAACATCTCCATGGGTACCGAGATCAACGCGGTCAACGAATTCGAAGACCTGGCGCTGGTCGGCAACGACGCGCCGACGGCGATTTCGTTGCTTGATTGA
- the hyi gene encoding hydroxypyruvate isomerase: MPRFAANLSMLFTEQDFLSRFDAAAKAGFSGVEYLFPYDFSSAEIKARLEANGLTQVLFNLPAGDWAKGERGIACLPDRVEEFRAGVDLAIAYAQVLGNTQVNCLAGIRPQGVDDATVEKTFVANLKYAADKLQAAGIKLVMEAINTRDIPGFYLNNTAQALSIREQVGSANLFLQYDIYHMQIMEGDLARTLQSHLGAINHVQLADNPGRNEPGTGEINYHFLFEHLDRIGYQGWVGCEYKPLTTTEAGLGWLKTHNAI, encoded by the coding sequence ATGCCGCGTTTCGCAGCCAACCTGTCCATGCTGTTCACCGAACAGGATTTCCTTTCCCGTTTCGACGCCGCCGCCAAGGCCGGTTTCAGTGGCGTGGAATACCTGTTCCCGTACGACTTCAGCTCCGCCGAAATCAAGGCAAGACTCGAGGCCAACGGTCTGACCCAAGTGCTGTTCAACCTGCCGGCCGGTGACTGGGCCAAGGGCGAGCGCGGTATCGCCTGCCTGCCGGATCGGGTCGAAGAATTCCGCGCCGGGGTCGATCTGGCGATTGCCTACGCACAAGTGCTGGGCAACACCCAGGTCAACTGCCTGGCCGGCATTCGTCCGCAAGGCGTTGACGATGCCACGGTGGAAAAAACCTTCGTCGCCAACCTCAAATACGCCGCCGACAAGCTGCAAGCGGCGGGCATCAAACTGGTGATGGAAGCGATCAATACCCGCGACATTCCCGGTTTCTACCTGAACAACACGGCGCAAGCCCTGTCGATTCGCGAGCAGGTCGGCAGCGCCAATCTGTTCCTGCAATACGACATCTATCACATGCAGATCATGGAAGGCGATCTGGCCCGCACCCTGCAATCGCACCTGGGCGCGATCAACCATGTGCAACTGGCGGACAACCCGGGGCGCAACGAGCCGGGCACCGGTGAAATCAACTACCACTTCCTGTTCGAACACCTCGACCGCATCGGTTATCAGGGTTGGGTCGGCTGTGAATACAAGCCGTTGACCACCACCGAAGCGGGCCTCGGCTGGCTGAAAACCCACAACGCAATCTGA
- a CDS encoding 2-hydroxy-3-oxopropionate reductase, with translation MAKIGFIGTGIMGHPMAANLQKAGHSLFLSQHHDAAPADLVAAGAVALANPREVAQEAEFIIVMVPDTPQVDDVLFRADGVAAGIGKGKVVIDMSSISPTATKAFAAKINEKGAQYLDAPVSGGEVGAKAATLSIMVGGDADAFERALPLFQAMGKNITLVGGNGDGQTAKVANQIIVALNIQAVAEALLFASKNGADPAKVREALMGGFASSKILEVHGERMIKGTFDPGFRISLHQKDLNLALQGAKELNINLPNTANAQQVFSTCAAIGGSNWDHSALIKGLEHMANFSIRDNK, from the coding sequence ATGGCTAAAATCGGATTCATCGGCACCGGCATCATGGGCCACCCAATGGCGGCGAACCTGCAGAAAGCCGGTCACAGCCTGTTCCTGTCGCAACACCACGACGCGGCCCCGGCCGATCTGGTCGCCGCTGGCGCCGTTGCCCTTGCGAACCCGCGCGAAGTGGCGCAGGAAGCCGAATTCATCATCGTCATGGTCCCGGATACCCCGCAGGTCGATGACGTGCTGTTCCGCGCCGACGGCGTTGCCGCCGGCATCGGCAAGGGCAAAGTGGTCATCGACATGAGCTCGATCTCGCCGACCGCCACCAAAGCCTTCGCGGCGAAAATCAACGAGAAAGGCGCGCAATACCTCGACGCTCCCGTGTCAGGCGGTGAAGTCGGTGCCAAAGCCGCGACCCTGAGCATCATGGTCGGTGGCGACGCCGATGCCTTCGAACGCGCCCTGCCGCTGTTCCAGGCCATGGGCAAAAATATCACCCTGGTCGGTGGCAATGGCGACGGCCAGACCGCCAAGGTCGCCAACCAGATCATCGTTGCCCTGAACATCCAGGCCGTTGCCGAAGCGCTGCTGTTCGCCTCGAAAAACGGTGCCGATCCCGCCAAGGTGCGTGAAGCCCTGATGGGTGGTTTCGCCTCTTCGAAGATTCTCGAAGTGCACGGCGAGCGCATGATCAAAGGCACCTTCGACCCGGGCTTCCGCATCAGCCTGCACCAGAAGGACCTGAACCTGGCCCTGCAAGGCGCCAAGGAGCTGAACATCAACCTGCCGAACACCGCCAACGCCCAGCAAGTGTTCAGCACCTGCGCGGCCATCGGTGGCAGCAATTGGGATCACTCGGCGCTGATCAAGGGCCTTGAGCACATGGCCAATTTCTCGATCCGCGACAATAAATAA